GCTTGCAGCAGGAGATGTCGGCATTGCTGGCTAGCCGCTCCTGGCGTTGGACGAAGCCAATGCGGCAAGCCATCCGTGGCGCGCGTGCTGTGCGGACGGCGCGCAATCGCGGCATGGGTTTTAGGGCCTTGGCCAGCCGCACCCTGCAAGTCTGGCGCAACGAAGGGCTGGCAGGCGTGCGCCTGCGCGTGCAGCGCATTCTTCAGCCTGCGGCGCACAGACCTGCGGGACTGGGCGCCAGTGGCGGTACCGCTGCGGCGCCAGTGCCGTCGTCCCGCGACTACGCCGCCTGGGTCGTTGCCCACGACACCCTGGGGGCTGAGGAGCTGGCCCTGCTGCAGCGCCAGTACGAACAACTCTCTGCCCGGCCCTGATCTCCATCATCATGCCGGTCTATGGCCCACAGGACGACGATCTGCTGCGCGCCATCGCCTCGGTGCGCGCCCAGGTCTATCCGCACTGGGAGCTGTGCATCTGCGACGACACCTCGCCCGATGAGCGCACGCGCGAGCTGCTGCGCGCCCAGGCCGCCGAGGAGCCGCGCATCCGCCTGGCCTTCCACGAGCACAACCAGCACATCTCGGCGGCCAGCAACACCGCCATCGCCCTGGCGCAGGGCGACTGGATTGCCTTCCTCGACCAGGACGACGAACTGCGCCCGCACACCCTGCTGAGTGTGGCGCAGGCGCTGCAGCAGCACCCGCAGGCGCGCGTGCTGTACTCGGACGAGGACAAGATCGACGGCCAGGGCCGGCGCTTCGACCCCTATTTCAAGCCCGACTTCAACCTGGGCCTGCTGCGCTCGCACAACTACATGTGCCATTTCGCCGTCTATCAGCACGCCCTGATGCGCGAGCTGGGCGGGCTGCGCAAGGGCTTCGAGGGCGCGCAGGACTACGACATGGTGCTGCGTGCCATCGACGCCGTGCCGCGCGAGGCCGTCATCCACATCCCGCGCATCCTCTACCACTGGCGCACGGCGGTGGGCAGCACGGCATCCGGCCACGGCAACAAATCCTATGCCTTCAAAGCCGGCCAGCGCGCGCTGCGCGAACACCTGCAGCGCCGGGGGCTGTCGGGCGACATCATCGAGGCCGCCGAAGCCCCGGGCATGTACCGCGTGACCTGGCAGCGCCCGCAGCCCGCGCCGCTGGTCAGCATCGTCATCCCGACGCGCAACGGCCACGCCATCCTGCGCCAGTGCCTGGACAGCCTGCGCCAGACTGCCTATCCCCACTATGAAGTCATCGTGGTGGACAACGGCAGCGACGAGCCAGCGACGCTGGAGCTGCTGGCCGAGCGCAGCCGCAGCGGCCAGATCCGCGTGCAGCGCGACGACAGCCCGTTCAACTTCTCCGCACTGAACAACCGCGCCGTGCAGCAAGCCGCCCGGGGCGAGTTCGTGCTGTTGATGAACAACGATATCGAGATCACCCACCCGAATGGCTCGACGAGATGGTCGGCCCGGCCATGGAGCCGGGCGTGGGCTGTGTCGGCGCGCGCCTGTGGTATCCGGATGGGCGCGTGCAGCACGCCGGCGTCATCATGGTCTGCGGCGTGGCCGGCCACGGGCACAAGCTGCTGCACAGAGGCCAACATGGCTACATGGGCCGCGCCGTGCTGGCGCAGGACTTCGTTGCCGTCACCGCCGCCTGCCTGCTGGTGCGCCGCAGCATCTATGACGAAGTGGGCGGGCTGGACGAAAGCCTGGCCGTGGCCTTCAACGACGTGGACTTCTGCCTGAAGGTGCATCAGGCCGGCTATCGCAACCACTGGACACCCTACGCTGAGCTGATCCACCACGAATCCGTCACGCGCGGCTACGAGGACACGCCGGAAAAGCAACAGCGCTTCAAGGGCGAGATCGACACCCTGCAGTCGCGCTGGGCCGCCCTGATCGCCCGCGACCCCTGCTACAGCCCCAACCTGACGGCCCATGCAGAAGACTTCTCGCTGGCCTGGCCGCCCAGCGTCAACCTTGAGCAACTGGGTGCGCAATGACCGAGGGAGTGCAGACTACCAGACTGGCGCGTCTGGCGCGCATCCTGCCGCTGCTGGCCTGTCCAGCCTGCCGCGCCCCTCTGCGTCAGGGACGCCCGCACATCCTGGAATGCACCTCCTGCGAGGCCAGCTACCCTGTGCGCGACGGTGTCCCCATCCTGCTGCCGGCGGCCATGCAAGAGCCGGGAGTGGGCAGCGCCGACACTGACGACCCAGTTTCGCGCCACCCCTACAGCCCGAGGCGCTGGACATCATTGCCCGGCACAGCGATGGCTGGGTGCTCGATCTGGGTGCAGGAGGCAAGCTGCACAGTGCGGACAATGTCTTGCAGGTGGATATCTTCCGCTACCCCATGACCGACGTCGTGGCCACCGCCGACTGCCTGCCCTTCAAGGACAACGCCTTCAGCGCCGTCATCAGCCAGGCCGTCTTCGAGCACCTGCAATACCCCGAGGCGGCAGCCGGCGAGATCCGCCGCGTGCTGCAGCCGCACGGCACGCTGCGCATCGACACCGCCTTCCTGCAGCCCGAGCACGGCTATCCGCACCACTTCTACAACGCCACCGAAACCGGCCTGCGGCACTGGTTCCGGGAGTTCGACATCGAGTGGAGCGGGGTTGCGTCCTACCAGCATCCGAAGTGGGCATTGAGCTGGTTCCTGAGCGTCTATCTGGATCGGCTTGACAAGCGGCAGTCGGCCATTGCCCAGGATGCCTCCCTGGGGCGCGTGCGGGTGGCCCTCGAAATGCTGGCTGCTGGCTCTGCGGGGGCGGAAGATGCCGTCCTGCTGGAGGCGCTCGACGCGCTGCCGGCGCATGAGCTGCGCACCCTGGCCGCCGGCGTCTCCGTCCAGGGACGCAACCCGGCCAAGCTGGCGGATCCTGGGGTGATGGGAGTCGGCGCGAGCAGCCCTGCTAGCAGCAGCGGCAGCATGGCAGATGTCCGGCAAATAGAGGTCGCACGGCAGGAAATCGCCATCTTGCGCGAGCAGTTGCAGGCACTGCACGAGGCGCGCACCATCGCCGTGGATCGGGGCAACTATCTGTCGCAGGTGGCTTATTTCAACGTCGATGTGCGCCTGCAGCCCTCTTTGGCCTTGCGGACTCGGGTGAGCTTTGCCCTGAAGGCCTTGGTGCGGCTGTTGCTGCCTCCGCGCCTGTGGCTGGAGTTGCGCGCCCGGATGCACCGCTGGCGCAGCGCCAAACCAGCCACCTCGCCGGGTGGGGTGCCACCTTTCTTCAGCATCATCGTGGCCCCTGATGATGCAGCTTCCTTCATCGAGACCTTTTTCTCGCTGACCCACCAGAGTTACACGGGCTGGGAGTTGATCGTCATTGAGCACTCGGGACACTCGGTCACGGTGAGCAACGTGCTGCAGGACTTCCTGCAGCTCGACCGGCGTGTGCGCCGCCTGCCGAGCCACTCCACCGACAGTCGTGAGCGCCTGCGGCAGGCCCAGGCCGCCGCCCGGGGGCAATATTTCATCAACCTGCCCGAGAACGCCACACTGGCCCAACGCGCATTGCAAACAATCTACACTC
This portion of the Melaminivora jejuensis genome encodes:
- a CDS encoding glycosyltransferase family 2 protein; translation: MPVYGPQDDDLLRAIASVRAQVYPHWELCICDDTSPDERTRELLRAQAAEEPRIRLAFHEHNQHISAASNTAIALAQGDWIAFLDQDDELRPHTLLSVAQALQQHPQARVLYSDEDKIDGQGRRFDPYFKPDFNLGLLRSHNYMCHFAVYQHALMRELGGLRKGFEGAQDYDMVLRAIDAVPREAVIHIPRILYHWRTAVGSTASGHGNKSYAFKAGQRALREHLQRRGLSGDIIEAAEAPGMYRVTWQRPQPAPLVSIVIPTRNGHAILRQCLDSLRQTAYPHYEVIVVDNGSDEPATLELLAERSRSGQIRVQRDDSPFNFSALNNRAVQQAARGEFVLLMNNDIEITHPNGSTRWSARPWSRAWAVSARACGIRMGACSTPASSWSAAWPATGTSCCTEANMATWAAPCWRRTSLPSPPPACWCAAASMTKWAGWTKAWPWPSTTWTSA
- a CDS encoding glycosyltransferase family 2 protein, which translates into the protein MRRSIYDEVGGLDESLAVAFNDVDFCLKVHQAGYRNHWTPYAELIHHESVTRGYEDTPEKQQRFKGEIDTLQSRWAALIARDPCYSPNLTAHAEDFSLAWPPSVNLEQLGAQ
- a CDS encoding Trm112 family protein is translated as MTEGVQTTRLARLARILPLLACPACRAPLRQGRPHILECTSCEASYPVRDGVPILLPAAMQEPGVGSADTDDPVSRHPYSPRRWTSLPGTAMAGCSIWVQEASCTVRTMSCRWISSATP
- a CDS encoding methyltransferase domain-containing protein — its product is MTDVVATADCLPFKDNAFSAVISQAVFEHLQYPEAAAGEIRRVLQPHGTLRIDTAFLQPEHGYPHHFYNATETGLRHWFREFDIEWSGVASYQHPKWALSWFLSVYLDRLDKRQSAIAQDASLGRVRVALEMLAAGSAGAEDAVLLEALDALPAHELRTLAAGVSVQGRNPAKLADPGVMGVGASSPASSSGSMADVRQIEVARQEIAILREQLQALHEARTIAVDRGNYLSQVAYFNVDVRLQPSLALRTRVSFALKALVRLLLPPRLWLELRARMHRWRSAKPATSPGGVPPFFSIIVAPDDAASFIETFFSLTHQSYTGWELIVIEHSGHSVTVSNVLQDFLQLDRRVRRLPSHSTDSRERLRQAQAAARGQYFINLPENATLAQRALQTIYTLLRARPGTPVVLADFERGSRHEQGLAMRCHCMPADGQVAGDPAEFAFAVHATHSTTQGTRGQEVQGAYIGEVLFGQMVHPPLLLS